CGGTGAGATGAAGTCTTCCTTAAAATGGTGGCTGCGTGTGGGTGGGTTTATATAAACGTACCTATACTTAACGCTTTGAGGAGGTGCGAACCTCCCTACGCTGCTAGTGccatacttattttttatgtaagcCAATTGGTCAATGATGAGGCGCTTGATCTTATCCACATTAGCGATGAGATCTCGGTTCTCCTGCATGCGGGTCAGAATTTTCTCCTTGTGTGTAGCAAAATCGACGTTCTTAATGTTGACCAATTTTTGTATCTTCATAGAGAGTATATGCTGGATCTGATAATCATTAagttggaaattttttttaaaaaatttttttatttcttcaatgttttggtttttttggagaaaggaaataatttccaagatttttttctgtatgaGGATGTACAAGTCTATAATGTGAAGTTCTTTTAGTaagttttgattttttattgtcaAATTATTTctgataaattttatgcGATTTTCGCACCACAGTTGTAGGAAGGACTTCAACGAAAATTGCGTGTAACTATTTTCATGTCCAATGCAAACAAAATTGCAGTGGTAGGTAACTTGCATTTGTGTGtgcttaaaaatgaaggagacgaagtcatttatttgttccacttggctattttttctcaactcTAGTACAATTCGCATGTCCTCCTTTTCACTTTCgtctcttattttttgtaaaatattttcatgttcattttttttctcattcaaAATGTTGATCATATTTTCGATCAGTTCATTTGGCTTCACATTTggaggtaaattttttattactaattttttactcccccTGGGATCTACATCTTCTGAATGTAAATTAGCCAAATCGTTTACATGGTTCACGTAAATcttgtcattttttgtgtactctAGAAAGACATTACTTCTAATTTCTATGTTTCCCTTTCCCGTTTGATACACATTTTGTAATTCATCCTGTTTACTTATGATGATCCCTCCTGTGGAAAAGTCGGGTCCCTTAATTATAGCAGCTAAGTGGTCTTCCTTTATATTTGGGTCGAGTAAAAAGCTAATAGTACAGTTGATCACGTCAACTAAGTTATGACATGGGATGTTACTCAATATACTCACTGCAATACCGGAACATCCATTAATGAGTAGGAGAGGAATTTTACTACAAAACACTTTTGGTTCTAGTTCATTCCCATCAAAATTTCTCACGTACTCTACATTTGcatcatttatttcttccaacAGTATATCgtaacaaaaatttgaaattttagcTTCCGTGTAACGCATAGCCGCTGCGTTATACTCAACTGATCCGAAGTTCCCATATCCATTTATTAGCAGATTGCTATTGTGATGTTTTTGTGCCAGTCGAACCAACGCATCGTATACACTTTTATCTCCATGTGGGTGATATTTTCCAATGACTTCACCCACGATTCTGGCGCACTTCTTATAACTTCCCTTCTCTGCGcctttatttatttcgtaCATGCTCCATATGATCCTCCTCTGCACTGTTTTTAGGCCATCGCGATAGTCACACAGGCATCTATTTAGGATTAAAAAGTTGGCATAGGAAAGGAAGCTTTTTGAGAGGAGCTCGCAAATTTCTACGTCGTAGTATTCTCCCTTGATTCTTTTTATGCTTTCATCCACAGGGTCGCTTATCCCTGTCGTTTTGGCACCTCCTGCAGGGCTAGTTCGCTTCGTTTTGGGCACCCGGGTGGGGGGTTCTTCACTTGGGTCGTTGCTCACAGTTGAAGTAGGTACTCCCCCGGATGAGACCGCCTCTCCAGCTGGCACTCCCCCGGATGAGGCCGCCTCTCCAGCTGGCTCCCCCTCCGCGCTGCCCTTCCTCGCGAGCAGCAGGGATGGCCTCAAAAAGGTGGCACCACTTTTCCCAGCACCATGTTCCCCAGCACCATGTTCCCTAGCACCATTTTCTCCTGGACCACTTTTCCCCCTGCTGCTTTTTCCATGGCCAGCCAAcacgcttctccccctgagCGCCCCCTTCCTCACCCCCGCATGCCCATTGTGTATAAAAAGAGGGGCACTACTACTCTTGGGGGGGGTCCAAATCGGGACtagcttctcccttttctcgcttctcacaaaaaaaaaacgcaagtCGAGGAGAGGGAGAAACAGATCTGCTACgaggacgaagaagaggGGACATATGAACCACATAATAGTGATACGCACCTGAGGGGGTGCGCCGTTGCCTGTCTCTACGTGTGCATAATGCGGTGTGTAACGTCCGCGTAAAACTACCGGTTAGGGGGGGCTAGCGGTCCGCGGGCGCGAGGGCTCCTCGGGCGCTGCGCCGACGCTCCTACGCGGGTAACATGTGCAAGAATACGTATGCatacgcatatgcatatgtgcacactCTCCTCGCACACGAGGCGCCCCGTTTGTCTGATGCGTTTATCACACTGAAGAGTGCCCGTAGAAAAGGAGCAAGCGTGCGAGATGAGCCTTCAGGACATTTaaggtcatttttttttttgccttcccctctaaacgtttttttctttttttctcttattttaatttcatgAATTGTTCACCCACAAATGTATAACGTTAcatacgtttattttttctttccttttcgctccTCTGAACAGGAAGAATGCAgaggtgaggaaaaaaaaaaaaaaataacaaatgaCTGAAGGGTCAGGTCAAGTTCCCACATGCCGATGCGACACACTGGCGCAAAAACAGAAGAGTAAAATACGATGAGTTCTGTCCCCCCGTGTTGGCGTGCTTGTGCCTTCACTGGGGAGGAGAGCGGCTTTGCGACTCTTCAAGCGCGGCGCGTACGTAATGCGTAAAAACGTGTACCATGTCACAATACAAACGTGCTGCCGTACAAAAATACAACATTTATATTTGCATTACATGCGCATTTAACACTTCCATgggtgccccttttttacacGCTCATGAATATATGTGTTTAGCTAATCTTCCTTCCCGCGCGGgggcaaaaatgagaaaaaaaaaaaggaatggacTGGTGCAGGGAATTTTCCTTGCAAATTTATTGCGCCTCGGTGGatcttccaaaaaaaaaaaaaaaaataatgcataacattgtgaagcaaaaaaaatgcgcaaaatgttccaaaaaaaatgggaaaaaaatccttttaGCAAATAACATGCTTGGgcgtatgtatattttgcgaagatgcaaaaaatgaaaacactTCTTGCACTTTTCTGATACCTGTTTTTTGTTAAAGAGTTACCAAAAACGGGCAGTTAATCAGCGGAAGTAACCCCGTATCGCTTTTCATGTGACCGACCGATCACAGTTTTTACTGTTAGGATGCAAACGCGCAAAAGtgtttaaataaaagaaacataATCATATGTTTGCTTCTTTCCGATCGTATGTTAAACGCATAAtactgttttttatttttttttttttttattcctttcctTGTCACAATTTGTGCATACGGATAACAGCTCTGGAGGAAGGCGGCTTAAATGACCAATTTGAGGAACGCCTGCAGAAGATACAAACATACGAGCAAAAACGGGGGCACTGAAAAGTCAAACTGGTTTTGATTCTCTCGAATGTGTCACCTCggagattttttttcgcaatcACGCATTGTTAAGAGGATCACTTGATCGCCCACTTttggcttccccttttgaagatTCGCTCCCTCTCCCCCTACTCAGGGAAAATTGCAGAACAGAAatatttgatatatttttgttggcGAGGGAAAGATACTCAGTGGTACACGTGGGCGACAGACACGTGGCCGGCGCGAAGTGAGAATgggtcttccccttttttcgagCGTCCCAACCGTTTAACATGATGCATAGCAGGCCGGGTGATTTCCCCCTGTCATACGAGTACGCCTATTTGTAAGACAACCGAGAGGTGGGAAGCATACGCCAAGAGGGG
This genomic stretch from Plasmodium cynomolgi strain B DNA, chromosome 14, whole genome shotgun sequence harbors:
- a CDS encoding DNA GyrAse a-subunit (putative); its protein translation is MTLNVLKAHLARLLLFYGHSSVSEKREKLVPIWTPPKSSSAPLFIHNGHAGVRKGALRGRSVLAGHGKSSRGKSGPGENGAREHGAGEHGAGKSGATFLRPSLLLARKGSAEGEPAGEAASSGGVPAGEAVSSGGVPTSTVSNDPSEEPPTRVPKTKRTSPAGGAKTTGISDPVDESIKRIKGEYYDVEICELLSKSFLSYANFLILNRCLCDYRDGLKTVQRRIIWSMYEINKGAEKGSYKKCARIVGEVIGKYHPHGDKSVYDALVRLAQKHHNSNLLINGYGNFGSVEYNAAAMRYTEAKISNFCYDILLEEINDANVEYVRNFDGNELEPKVFCSKIPLLLINGCSGIAVSILSNIPCHNLVDVINCTISFLLDPNIKEDHLAAIIKGPDFSTGGIIISKQDELQNVYQTGKGNIEIRSNVFLEYTKNDKIYVNHVNDLANLHSEDVDPRGSKKLVIKNLPPNVKPNELIENMINILNEKKNEHENILQKIRDESEKEDMRIVLELRKNSQVEQINDFVSFIFKHTQMQVTYHCNFVCIGHENSYTQFSLKSFLQLWCENRIKFIRNNLTIKNQNLLKELHIIDLYILIQKKILEIISFLQKNQNIEEIKKFFKKNFQLNDYQIQHILSMKIQKLVNIKNVDFATHKEKILTRMQENRDLIANVDKIKRLIIDQLAYIKNKYGTSSVGRFAPPQSVKYRYVYINPPTRSHHFKEDFISPPTPQRDDLSKLGGDEENSKEESLNLQSDADPGELHNGEEQHTAVVDPTLPKGKNQRGGVHDVEGFPPLEGTQKEAKRIDPSVQYRHTYIDSIHTDVKDVYNNDHVLVLITYGGYVKKIKIAEKLKNHQNNIIKLSNVKYILKENEERRLKVGGAHEEAPNVAGSGAVNVAGSGAVNVAGIGEANVAVSGAVNVAVSGEATSNAKPTTANSTNCYKVKKSILCRNKDKLLLTDSQNKAYILNVCDLQTSSYDSKGTPINQIIHCSKSITGMTKFEENKKYLIVCSENGKMKVINNDVFLKKKKKGIRLFKNKKDIHFSYCNFSDNCIVGTASGHIIQFPLINFKISKKNSLGNKCINLGKNDKVVDLLAYENDEKSVKNFQIIFLSKGGHGKMINLEELKVQKKKGKGYKIMKFKRAKGATALRGEQGEVGNGEDVGKEDDMRKGEDMRKAEDAGKESQAPSPHMSKRNTDQTSAHSTDPDEFLGFKLYDMTKKNDNDFLIMITDHAVLIRKNITLLKKKNRKHSSQIYAKLSKLNRLVYFDIM